The following coding sequences lie in one Pseudomonas sp. SL4(2022) genomic window:
- a CDS encoding glycosyltransferase family 9 protein, which produces MSEKKALIGPGVRVALVPCPALGDTTLFLRLAWRLQAAGAKVTLASVSLSSVSEYLPGLDILGGTPDVPALAGCNDLVICAIDWYVDVPLSNVAYLAGKKLPVKLRSEPPSVWLGDCRIEGAHNVICRDPKAGKTMVQWIDLYAEEILGLDLSMPIAGLQIPSRDTGAEVRRVAIFPTTPHASKNFSTSGFRRLARHLVARGWRVEFVGIPAEQQALKAQYPGHHVHAFSDLKGLVDFLLTCAIVISNDSGGGHLGSLLGLRTFTITRRRTDFTWRPGFNELNSVINPVLSFKWLGKTVWRPFIPLRRIVRALSDLNRTQV; this is translated from the coding sequence ATGTCGGAGAAGAAGGCGTTGATCGGCCCGGGAGTGAGGGTTGCACTGGTTCCATGCCCTGCGTTGGGCGACACCACGCTGTTCTTGCGCCTTGCCTGGCGTCTCCAGGCTGCGGGTGCGAAGGTCACCCTGGCTTCAGTGTCCTTGTCTTCGGTGAGCGAGTACCTGCCTGGGCTGGACATTCTCGGGGGCACGCCGGATGTGCCTGCACTGGCGGGCTGTAACGATTTGGTTATCTGTGCGATTGATTGGTACGTCGATGTTCCGCTGAGCAATGTGGCGTACCTCGCCGGTAAGAAACTCCCCGTCAAGCTCAGGTCCGAGCCGCCGTCTGTGTGGCTTGGTGATTGCCGCATTGAGGGAGCGCACAACGTGATCTGTCGTGACCCGAAGGCCGGAAAGACCATGGTGCAGTGGATCGACCTGTACGCTGAAGAGATCCTCGGGCTTGATCTGTCTATGCCTATTGCGGGCTTACAGATCCCGTCCCGTGATACCGGCGCGGAAGTGCGACGTGTGGCCATTTTTCCGACCACGCCACATGCCAGTAAGAATTTCTCAACGTCTGGATTTCGCCGCCTTGCTCGCCATCTGGTTGCCCGGGGCTGGCGGGTCGAGTTCGTCGGTATCCCGGCCGAGCAGCAAGCCTTAAAGGCACAGTACCCAGGCCATCATGTGCATGCGTTCAGTGACTTGAAAGGGCTGGTCGACTTCTTGCTGACATGCGCCATCGTCATTAGCAATGATTCGGGTGGCGGGCACCTTGGTTCACTGCTGGGTTTGCGGACATTCACCATTACGCGCCGGCGTACCGATTTCACTTGGCGGCCCGGCTTCAATGAACTCAATAGCGTGATCAATCCGGTTCTGAGCTTCAAATGGCTGGGCAAAACAGTCTGGCGTCCGTTCATTCCGTTGCGCCGCATCGTCAGGGCGCTGTCTGACTTAAACAGGACGCAGGTATGA
- a CDS encoding lipopolysaccharide kinase InaA family protein → MTAWKHDLHDPILLGAFGTLEAVFALEGERLTSDPLSEVIRVEFGGVRYYVKRYWGAGKGLRRYLGRPRVKAEWQNLKLFAKWGIPTAPIVAYGLERQVGAFVRGALITRELEGTLDLAEIANRQDARLSDPRWVLQVSQQLAKGTRALHDHHFTHNDLKWRNLLVNERGELFFIDCPTGTFWWGPLLRYRIIKDLACLDKVAHKVLSRSQRLRFYLQYRGRQRLNTSDKKRIRQVIAFFEGRE, encoded by the coding sequence ATGACAGCGTGGAAACATGACCTGCACGATCCGATTCTGCTCGGCGCTTTCGGAACCCTTGAGGCCGTATTTGCACTTGAAGGTGAGCGTTTGACCTCTGACCCCTTGTCTGAGGTCATTCGTGTGGAGTTCGGCGGGGTGCGTTATTACGTCAAGCGCTACTGGGGCGCTGGTAAAGGTTTACGGCGTTACCTTGGCCGTCCTCGGGTTAAAGCGGAGTGGCAAAACCTCAAGTTGTTCGCCAAGTGGGGCATCCCCACTGCGCCGATTGTGGCCTATGGGCTTGAGCGCCAGGTGGGGGCTTTTGTCCGTGGGGCGCTCATTACCCGCGAACTTGAGGGCACGCTTGATTTGGCCGAAATTGCCAATCGGCAGGATGCGCGGTTGAGCGACCCCCGTTGGGTTTTGCAGGTCAGTCAGCAGTTAGCCAAGGGCACCCGTGCGCTGCACGATCACCATTTCACCCACAATGACTTGAAGTGGCGCAACCTGCTGGTCAATGAGCGCGGCGAGCTGTTCTTCATTGATTGCCCGACTGGAACCTTTTGGTGGGGGCCTTTGCTGCGTTACCGCATCATCAAGGATCTGGCATGCCTGGATAAAGTCGCCCACAAGGTGCTTTCACGTTCCCAGCGGTTGCGTTTTTACCTTCAGTACCGTGGTCGTCAGCGCTTGAATACTTCCGACAAGAAGCGCATCCGTCAGGTCATTGCGTTTTTTGAGGGGCGGGAATGA
- a CDS encoding lipopolysaccharide kinase InaA family protein encodes MSVFIAAQDRALLEHHGLASFEALWALKLEAVDEPNTERGGWSSVYRLELGDAAFYLKRQSNHLTRTLRHPFGEPTFAREFRNIQRYTALGIPALQAAFFAERKLPGEQRAVLLTRALDGWQDLDTWLPSWPALAEARRVAILKACGELARRLHQAGQMHGCFYPKHIFLRETPVGFDAQLIDLEKTRPLLFGERDRIKDLEPLLRRANVWAAADIQIVLAAYLGPDADLERWSARVGARRRNKESR; translated from the coding sequence ATGAGTGTTTTTATTGCTGCTCAGGACCGTGCCCTGTTGGAGCACCACGGTCTTGCCAGTTTTGAGGCGCTGTGGGCGCTGAAGCTCGAAGCCGTTGATGAGCCCAATACGGAGCGTGGCGGCTGGAGCAGCGTCTACCGGCTCGAACTGGGCGATGCGGCGTTCTACCTCAAGCGCCAGAGCAATCACCTGACCCGAACCCTGCGTCATCCGTTTGGTGAGCCAACCTTTGCCCGTGAGTTCCGCAATATTCAGCGCTACACGGCGTTGGGGATTCCCGCATTGCAGGCAGCATTTTTTGCCGAGCGTAAATTGCCTGGCGAGCAGCGCGCAGTGCTGCTGACCCGCGCGCTGGATGGTTGGCAGGATCTGGATACTTGGTTGCCCAGTTGGCCAGCGCTGGCAGAGGCCCGTCGTGTGGCCATTCTCAAGGCGTGTGGTGAACTGGCGCGGCGTCTGCACCAGGCTGGGCAGATGCATGGTTGTTTTTACCCCAAGCATATTTTCCTGCGCGAAACGCCGGTTGGCTTCGACGCGCAGTTGATCGACCTGGAGAAAACCCGGCCGCTGTTGTTTGGCGAGCGCGATCGGATTAAAGACTTGGAGCCATTGCTGCGCCGCGCGAATGTCTGGGCGGCGGCGGATATTCAGATCGTGCTGGCTGCCTACCTTGGTCCTGATGCGGATCTCGAGCGCTGGAGCGCACGAGTCGGTGCGCGTCGGCGTAATAAGGAGTCACGCTGA